In the genome of bacterium, one region contains:
- a CDS encoding prepilin peptidase has protein sequence MLVVIVGVALIIGSFLTVASEDPDGFDWLTRKRSKCMECGHVLDFYDLFPVFSYLWLKGKCRYCGKLIAPYHLITELTTVFVFVLAYLVTPKPLQIGFVFLLVMLTLLLVLTLTDLKFWTLPDIFVGLLALVGIIRAIVIHRPDIKDCLAGAVVGFLLLGGIHYFSKGKAMGFGDVKLAAAMGVVLGLGQVVLALMIAFVLGGIVGAVLMALKKATAKSMVPFGPFLTIATALLLLFPQLYGRILLFYGLM, from the coding sequence ATGTTGGTAGTAATTGTTGGGGTTGCCCTTATCATTGGTAGTTTTTTGACGGTCGCTTCGGAAGACCCGGATGGGTTTGATTGGTTGACGCGAAAACGGTCGAAATGCATGGAATGTGGGCATGTTTTGGATTTTTATGATCTTTTTCCGGTTTTTAGTTACTTGTGGTTGAAGGGAAAATGTCGCTATTGTGGAAAACTTATTGCTCCATATCATTTGATCACCGAATTAACGACTGTTTTCGTTTTTGTATTAGCTTATTTAGTTACTCCGAAACCGCTACAAATAGGTTTTGTTTTTTTGTTAGTGATGCTGACACTATTATTGGTGCTTACTTTAACAGATCTGAAGTTTTGGACGCTACCGGATATCTTCGTCGGTCTATTGGCGCTTGTTGGTATTATTCGCGCCATAGTTATACACAGGCCGGATATAAAAGACTGTCTGGCGGGTGCGGTTGTGGGTTTTTTGTTGCTCGGTGGTATTCACTATTTTTCAAAAGGGAAGGCAATGGGCTTTGGGGACGTAAAACTGGCCGCCGCCATGGGGGTTGTACTGGGACTAGGACAAGTTGTTCTGGCCTTAATGATTGCTTTTGTCTTGGGAGGCATTGTTGGCGCTGTGCTTATGGCTCTAAAGAAGGCAACCGCAAAAAGCATGGTGCCGTTTGGGCCGTTTCTCACAATTGCAACGGCACTATTGTTGTTATTTCCACAGTTATATGGACGTATTCTTCTTTTTTACGGTCTGATGTAA
- a CDS encoding type II secretion system protein, producing MKKLNNKGFTLIELLVVIAIIGLLASMVLVAVSTARAKAKDARVKADVQQIRVLAEASASDSGSYSDTTSWPTAAQTSYGTLSGDIGSQGGTVTKNVNGTTSFCISSTLPSDSTKSFCLATTGKTGTVACGTGDCP from the coding sequence GTGAAAAAGTTAAATAACAAAGGTTTTACCCTCATCGAATTGTTGGTTGTTATTGCGATCATCGGATTGCTAGCATCAATGGTTTTGGTGGCGGTATCAACAGCAAGAGCAAAGGCGAAGGATGCCCGCGTTAAAGCTGATGTTCAACAAATTAGGGTTCTTGCGGAAGCTTCGGCGAGTGATTCTGGTTCTTACTCAGACACGACTAGTTGGCCTACAGCAGCACAAACATCTTACGGAACACTTTCTGGTGATATTGGATCTCAAGGAGGTACGGTTACAAAAAATGTTAATGGAACAACCTCGTTCTGTATTAGTTCAACTTTGCCATCTGATAGTACTAAGAGTTTTTGTTTGGCGACTACAGGCAAAACTGGTACCGTTGCGTGTGGAACAGGAGATTGTCCGTAA
- a CDS encoding response regulator yields MDPAKAKILLVEDDTFISGMYQTKLSMLGYSVRVASDGEAGWAELQKEAPNIVLLDIVLPKKDGFEILSEIRASATLKNLPVILLTNLGQKPDVQKGLELGADDYIIKAHFTPTEVVEKIEKMLAKKIA; encoded by the coding sequence ATGGATCCAGCCAAAGCAAAAATATTACTAGTTGAAGATGATACGTTCATTTCGGGCATGTACCAAACAAAACTTTCGATGCTTGGCTATTCAGTGCGGGTTGCTTCTGACGGTGAAGCAGGGTGGGCAGAGTTGCAAAAAGAGGCACCGAATATTGTTTTGCTGGATATTGTTCTTCCCAAAAAAGATGGCTTTGAGATTCTTAGTGAAATCAGAGCAAGCGCGACTTTAAAGAATTTGCCGGTAATTTTATTAACAAACCTTGGTCAAAAACCGGACGTTCAGAAAGGTTTGGAATTAGGCGCCGATGACTATATTATTAAGGCGCATTTCACGCCAACTGAAGTTGTGGAAAAGATTGAAAAAATGTTAGCCAAAAAAATAGCCTGA
- a CDS encoding prepilin-type N-terminal cleavage/methylation domain-containing protein has product MLRQKQTITKNSGFTLIEAIVTIIIMLLLMGILLSGYSQAKQRFLVRDSAQQFADVIRQTIADTKNGIRVVPVAPITCVPDTSNPATADYRQCSNYKIRATSVDDAGVTFNKYDKYVIGTGVKYANDPMNHPLLVGTAFLGELNLDFTYSTGTFPLVSIGMTGNGGSVTSNETIQLTIISLSDGNIKTNICIMKSGSVLVQADPCN; this is encoded by the coding sequence ATGTTACGGCAAAAACAAACAATAACTAAAAATTCCGGCTTTACGCTGATTGAAGCCATTGTGACGATAATAATAATGTTGTTATTAATGGGTATTCTTTTATCCGGTTATAGTCAGGCCAAACAGCGTTTCTTGGTACGTGATTCAGCTCAACAGTTTGCCGATGTAATTAGGCAGACAATCGCTGACACAAAAAACGGCATAAGGGTTGTACCCGTTGCACCCATTACTTGTGTGCCTGACACCTCAAACCCTGCTACCGCAGATTATCGTCAATGTTCTAATTATAAAATAAGAGCCACCTCAGTGGATGACGCAGGTGTTACATTTAATAAATATGATAAATATGTAATAGGTACGGGAGTAAAGTACGCAAATGATCCAATGAATCATCCGTTGCTGGTTGGGACGGCTTTTTTGGGGGAATTAAATCTTGATTTTACTTATTCTACCGGGACATTTCCGCTTGTATCTATTGGTATGACGGGTAATGGTGGTAGTGTTACGTCGAACGAGACAATTCAGCTGACGATAATAAGCTTGAGCGATGGAAATATAAAAACTAATATTTGTATTATGAAGTCAGGTTCTGTGTTGGTTCAAGCAGATCCTTGTAACTAG
- a CDS encoding type II secretion system protein: MKINTQKNKKGFTMIELLVVISVIALLVALVLVAVSMARVKANNSRIKGDMDQLRKQAEVIYVANGMTTYCKGVVAGDCFSNGQNPQVILLRDDIVKRSYAAAYPNLIANDIGYCISSKMANNNRLCYDSSGKQTTGMCSGIVCQ, translated from the coding sequence ATGAAAATAAATACACAGAAAAACAAAAAAGGGTTTACGATGATAGAGTTGTTGGTTGTAATATCGGTGATTGCTTTACTTGTCGCCCTCGTGCTTGTTGCAGTCTCAATGGCTAGGGTGAAGGCAAATAATTCTCGGATTAAGGGCGATATGGACCAGTTGCGGAAGCAAGCAGAAGTGATATACGTAGCAAATGGAATGACAACATATTGTAAGGGCGTAGTTGCGGGGGATTGTTTTAGTAATGGTCAGAACCCTCAGGTAATTTTGCTTCGTGATGATATTGTGAAAAGAAGTTATGCTGCAGCTTATCCAAATCTGATCGCAAATGATATTGGATATTGCATTTCATCAAAAATGGCAAATAATAATAGGCTTTGTTATGATTCTTCGGGCAAACAAACGACGGGTATGTGTTCGGGCATCGTGTGCCAATAA
- a CDS encoding prepilin-type N-terminal cleavage/methylation domain-containing protein, with product MRYQEKNSGFSLIELMVAGSIFILVLGFVGGIFSMFVSRQKQQVDTQLLQQEVQNFLEVIERDVRTAYGEKFNDPNASSNQSISFMNQEQKFTLPVSERVEHQYSLKTDMVENWIGRVYYNDGSGSLSMPIPITSDKINVTNLEFKWNKGKFATDSSGNHYLTGVPLRLTIALEVCRRDDLTSCLQTQATIASRQTKPIDEK from the coding sequence ATGAGGTATCAAGAAAAAAATAGCGGTTTTTCGTTGATTGAATTAATGGTGGCCGGTTCAATCTTTATACTTGTCTTGGGCTTTGTGGGTGGAATATTTTCAATGTTTGTTAGTCGACAGAAGCAACAGGTTGATACACAGTTACTACAGCAGGAAGTGCAGAACTTTTTGGAAGTTATCGAACGTGACGTTAGGACAGCGTACGGAGAAAAGTTTAATGATCCGAATGCATCATCAAATCAATCGATTTCATTTATGAATCAAGAGCAAAAGTTTACGCTCCCTGTTAGTGAGCGAGTTGAACATCAATATTCTTTAAAGACCGATATGGTCGAAAATTGGATAGGGCGAGTATATTATAATGACGGCAGTGGATCATTATCTATGCCTATTCCTATTACATCCGATAAAATTAATGTAACAAACCTAGAGTTCAAATGGAATAAAGGGAAGTTCGCGACAGACAGTAGTGGTAACCATTATCTAACCGGAGTTCCTTTACGGCTAACTATCGCGCTTGAGGTGTGTAGACGAGATGATCTAACCTCGTGCCTGCAAACTCAGGCCACGATTGCTTCTCGTCAAACTAAGCCGATAGATGAAAAATAA
- a CDS encoding GspE/PulE family protein: protein MAQYNQGSIEDVLEEWGFLATDQKETLRDTAIKSGRTIDEILLSERVVPEEQFYRAKGKVLGIPYINLADLEIQPDAVSVIAADVAKNYNFLAFAKDGTTLHVAMAQPDDFQALEALKFLTKNTGLKTEIHIASATSVLDALSKISGGLTGEVQSAIREFNEELEDVRKDVRGGDRDVEKIVGEAPVTKAVAVILRHGIEGKASDVHIEPSAENLRVRFRVDGLLYTSLLLPLKLHNPLTSRIKILSNLKIDEQRLPQDGRFSTSAGGHEYDIRVSILPTVYGEKIVLRILDKSQGAVPFEKLGYTGVRLEHFKASLAKPHGLILITGPTGSGKSTTLYTAIDSICDSTLNVVTLEDPVEYRIAGTNQSQINSDINFSFANGLRSILRQDPDIIMVGEIRDKETAELAVHAALTGHLVLSTLHTNDAIGAIPRLIDMGLEPFLLAAVFRVVGAQRLVRRLCEACKKEVPIPMEFRDIITNVIATVPDSEKTEANQKDPKVLYEAEGCKDCGGKGTSGRIAVVEVIPITEDLRQAMMLRKSQADMYKIVVKERILSMRQDGFLKALLGVVSLREVLEVTSED, encoded by the coding sequence ATGGCTCAATATAATCAAGGTTCAATCGAAGATGTCTTAGAAGAATGGGGTTTTCTTGCGACTGATCAAAAAGAAACACTTAGGGATACGGCGATTAAAAGTGGTCGCACGATCGATGAGATTTTGTTGAGTGAAAGAGTTGTTCCCGAAGAGCAGTTTTATCGTGCCAAAGGAAAAGTACTTGGTATTCCATACATCAATTTGGCAGATTTAGAGATACAACCGGACGCCGTTTCAGTTATTGCCGCGGATGTGGCAAAGAATTATAATTTTTTAGCTTTTGCTAAAGACGGGACGACATTGCATGTGGCAATGGCCCAACCGGACGACTTTCAGGCGTTGGAAGCATTAAAATTTCTAACAAAAAATACGGGCTTAAAAACGGAAATTCATATCGCTTCGGCCACATCTGTTTTGGACGCGCTTTCAAAGATTTCCGGTGGCTTGACCGGGGAAGTGCAGAGCGCGATCAGAGAGTTTAATGAGGAATTGGAAGATGTTCGAAAGGATGTAAGGGGCGGTGACAGAGATGTGGAAAAAATAGTCGGCGAAGCGCCCGTTACAAAAGCGGTGGCGGTTATTTTACGCCACGGCATTGAAGGAAAGGCGTCGGATGTACACATTGAACCAAGCGCGGAAAATTTGCGCGTCAGATTTCGTGTTGATGGGTTGCTATATACGAGCCTTCTTTTGCCGTTAAAACTGCATAATCCGTTAACATCGCGTATTAAAATTTTAAGTAATTTAAAAATAGACGAACAGAGATTGCCACAAGACGGTCGGTTTTCCACAAGCGCCGGTGGGCATGAATATGACATCCGTGTCTCTATTTTGCCAACGGTCTACGGTGAAAAAATTGTTTTACGTATTTTGGACAAATCGCAAGGGGCGGTACCGTTTGAAAAACTTGGTTATACCGGTGTGCGCTTGGAACACTTCAAAGCATCTTTAGCTAAGCCACACGGATTAATATTGATCACCGGCCCAACCGGTTCTGGAAAATCAACAACGTTATACACAGCTATTGATAGCATCTGTGATTCAACTCTTAATGTTGTTACTCTCGAAGATCCTGTTGAATATCGTATCGCGGGCACCAATCAGTCACAAATTAATTCGGATATTAATTTTTCTTTTGCTAATGGTTTACGAAGTATTTTGCGTCAAGATCCCGATATAATTATGGTTGGAGAAATTCGTGACAAAGAAACGGCCGAATTGGCGGTACATGCCGCGTTAACCGGTCATTTGGTGTTGTCTACGTTGCATACCAATGACGCAATCGGCGCAATTCCGCGCTTGATCGACATGGGACTTGAACCGTTTTTGTTGGCTGCCGTGTTTCGCGTGGTTGGCGCGCAACGTTTGGTTAGACGTCTTTGTGAAGCGTGTAAAAAAGAAGTTCCCATTCCAATGGAATTTCGTGATATAATAACCAATGTAATCGCAACTGTTCCTGATTCAGAAAAAACGGAAGCAAATCAGAAAGATCCTAAGGTTCTTTATGAAGCCGAGGGATGTAAGGATTGTGGTGGCAAGGGCACGAGCGGGCGTATCGCTGTCGTGGAAGTTATCCCAATTACAGAGGATTTAAGGCAGGCGATGATGTTGCGTAAATCGCAAGCGGATATGTATAAGATTGTTGTAAAGGAAAGAATTCTTTCAATGCGTCAAGACGGTTTTCTTAAAGCGTTACTCGGAGTAGTATCATTAAGAGAGGTTCTCGAAGTTACGTCAGAGGATTAG
- a CDS encoding PilT/PilU family type 4a pilus ATPase, translated as MIGRTPENLLKDLFEHVISRNASDLHLSVGRPPVIRIDGKLFSVPEVGVLTKIDLNEVFKAIGGEERAKKFDQGQQEVDFAFAHESGFRFRVNVYLTSQAITIAMRTIPRDIRTLDELSLPHELEQFAKPSQGFVLITGPTGHGKTTTMTAIVNIINRSKVAHVITIEDPVEYVYVEDKCLIHQREIGRDTESFSQALKMAFREDPNVVVVGEMRDLDSIATALTIAETGHMVFATLHTNNSAQTIDRIVDVFPVGQQAQIRTQLAGTLTGIVSQRLVPAKNGGRLPAVELLLATPAVRNLIREGETAQIPGVIQTSASQGMIPLERSLKSLVDQNLVTVEEAMVFASDPSLLGYSDFAMGSSMV; from the coding sequence ATGATCGGACGAACACCGGAAAATCTTCTTAAAGACCTTTTCGAGCATGTAATTAGTCGTAATGCGTCTGATTTGCACTTGTCGGTGGGGAGACCGCCCGTAATTCGTATCGATGGGAAACTTTTTTCGGTTCCGGAGGTTGGTGTGTTAACAAAAATTGATTTAAATGAGGTGTTTAAGGCGATTGGTGGAGAAGAAAGGGCCAAGAAATTTGATCAAGGTCAACAAGAGGTGGATTTTGCCTTTGCGCATGAAAGCGGTTTCCGCTTCCGTGTTAATGTCTATTTAACTTCTCAGGCGATAACAATCGCCATGCGGACAATTCCTCGCGACATTCGTACCTTGGATGAATTAAGTCTTCCGCACGAATTAGAGCAGTTTGCAAAACCGTCGCAAGGTTTTGTTTTAATTACCGGCCCAACTGGACACGGAAAAACAACTACCATGACGGCGATTGTGAATATAATTAATCGATCGAAAGTTGCTCATGTTATTACTATTGAAGATCCTGTGGAATATGTTTACGTGGAAGATAAATGCCTGATTCATCAACGGGAAATTGGTCGTGATACCGAATCATTCTCGCAGGCGCTGAAAATGGCTTTTCGTGAAGACCCGAATGTCGTAGTGGTTGGTGAAATGCGTGATTTGGATAGCATTGCTACGGCTTTAACTATCGCGGAAACCGGTCACATGGTGTTTGCCACTTTGCACACCAACAATTCCGCGCAAACCATCGACCGTATCGTTGATGTTTTTCCTGTCGGGCAACAGGCCCAAATTAGAACGCAGTTGGCGGGAACATTAACAGGGATTGTTTCACAGCGGTTAGTGCCGGCCAAGAACGGTGGTCGCTTACCGGCAGTTGAATTGCTTTTGGCCACACCAGCCGTTCGAAACTTAATTCGTGAGGGTGAAACGGCGCAAATTCCAGGGGTAATTCAAACTAGCGCCTCCCAAGGGATGATTCCTTTGGAAAGATCACTTAAATCGTTGGTTGATCAGAACCTTGTAACAGTAGAGGAAGCAATGGTTTTTGCTTCCGACCCGTCGCTTCTTGGGTATAGCGATTTTGCGATGGGCAGTTCTATGGTATAA
- a CDS encoding type II secretion system F family protein, with amino-acid sequence MADYQYRVRNRQGNISRGVIKASSEEEAVEMLGQHGLVPIEIRDSKDTSFFSKELTLKNVSVRDRAIFSRQLATMISSGIPILQALRILVSQTENSKLADILREATYDIEGGESLSNALEKYPHQFSEFFISMVRSGEQSGRVAEALERLADNEERNYSLISKVRGALIYPAFVISAMLVMGLLMVVFVIPQLTGLFDQSDVELPFITKVLMGSSTVIGTYWWFILLFIIVAGVLISFYVRTTEGRYNMHAIMLRLPIAGRLLQKMYLAQFTGAMEVLVKSEIPVVQALMVARDIMGNKIYRQIIDETAEEVKNGSTISSAFEKYPEIPMMVSQMISVGERSGELGKSLSSVNRFYQREVNDAVQNITQLIEPVVIVVLGVGVAVMIMAVLMPIYQLVNVIQ; translated from the coding sequence ATGGCGGACTATCAATATCGCGTACGTAATCGGCAGGGAAACATTTCACGGGGTGTTATTAAAGCATCATCGGAAGAAGAGGCTGTTGAGATGTTGGGACAACACGGGCTCGTGCCGATTGAAATCCGTGATTCTAAAGATACATCTTTTTTCAGCAAAGAATTAACACTCAAAAACGTATCGGTGCGCGATCGCGCGATATTCTCGCGTCAATTGGCGACGATGATTTCTTCCGGTATTCCTATTTTACAGGCCCTGCGTATTCTGGTTTCTCAAACGGAAAATTCCAAGCTCGCCGATATTTTGAGAGAAGCTACATACGATATTGAAGGCGGGGAATCGTTGAGCAATGCGTTAGAAAAATATCCGCACCAATTTTCTGAATTCTTTATTAGTATGGTACGCAGTGGCGAGCAAAGTGGACGCGTGGCGGAGGCGTTGGAACGATTGGCAGACAACGAGGAAAGGAACTATTCCCTTATTAGCAAAGTGAGAGGCGCTCTGATTTATCCCGCCTTCGTTATTTCCGCCATGCTGGTAATGGGTCTATTGATGGTGGTGTTTGTTATTCCGCAATTAACGGGGCTGTTTGATCAGTCGGATGTTGAATTGCCGTTTATCACAAAAGTATTGATGGGAAGTTCCACGGTCATTGGGACTTATTGGTGGTTTATTCTGCTTTTTATAATCGTTGCAGGTGTTTTAATTTCGTTCTATGTGCGTACAACGGAGGGTAGGTATAATATGCACGCGATAATGTTGCGATTGCCAATTGCCGGTCGGTTACTTCAGAAAATGTACCTCGCGCAGTTTACCGGAGCGATGGAAGTGCTGGTGAAAAGTGAAATTCCCGTGGTGCAGGCCTTGATGGTGGCGCGTGATATCATGGGTAATAAAATTTATCGTCAAATCATTGACGAAACGGCCGAAGAGGTTAAAAACGGTTCAACCATTTCTTCTGCTTTTGAAAAATATCCGGAAATTCCAATGATGGTTTCGCAGATGATCAGTGTTGGTGAGCGTAGCGGTGAATTGGGCAAGTCTTTAAGTTCCGTGAATCGTTTTTATCAAAGAGAAGTGAACGATGCTGTGCAAAACATAACGCAATTAATTGAACCGGTTGTTATCGTAGTTCTTGGTGTTGGTGTGGCCGTAATGATTATGGCGGTGTTGATGCCAATTTATCAGTTGGTAAATGTGATACAATGA
- a CDS encoding prepilin-type N-terminal cleavage/methylation domain-containing protein: MKKYKFLKSNIKQRGFSLVGVLVAAFIALLVLTALLSMLSQILALGRVSKNKFVAVNLAKEGIELVRNMRDSNWLYYPVVSGTSVQAMQWRGCQGGGTATDCVKLKSLCNGGPYTVDALDDDLILKSAPNLTDRELKQVTYGGAKVFTHQAGGTTNPIFSRSITIGSADIEPSELSEDYLPVLLGCGETADFSSTNSLKIKPRGIVVTSRVEWLEPGTGTPKNVELTGILYDWLTQRP; this comes from the coding sequence ATGAAAAAATATAAATTTTTAAAATCAAACATAAAACAGAGAGGGTTTTCCTTGGTTGGTGTTTTGGTGGCGGCATTTATCGCGCTCCTTGTTCTTACGGCGCTTCTTTCAATGCTTTCGCAAATTTTAGCACTGGGAAGGGTTTCTAAAAACAAGTTCGTGGCCGTCAATCTGGCAAAAGAAGGGATTGAGCTGGTTCGCAATATGCGAGACAGTAACTGGTTGTATTATCCAGTCGTGAGTGGGACATCGGTACAAGCGATGCAATGGCGGGGATGTCAAGGTGGTGGTACTGCTACAGATTGCGTGAAATTAAAAAGTTTGTGCAATGGGGGGCCATATACAGTCGATGCTTTGGATGATGACCTTATTTTGAAAAGTGCCCCCAACCTCACCGATAGAGAGTTGAAACAGGTTACTTATGGAGGGGCAAAAGTGTTTACACATCAAGCAGGTGGCACTACTAACCCCATCTTTAGTCGGTCAATAACAATTGGTTCGGCGGACATAGAACCCTCTGAATTGTCTGAAGATTATTTACCAGTCTTGCTTGGTTGTGGCGAAACGGCTGATTTCTCGAGCACTAATTCTTTAAAAATAAAACCAAGAGGTATTGTTGTTACTTCGAGGGTTGAGTGGCTTGAACCGGGGACTGGCACACCTAAGAATGTCGAGTTGACGGGAATTTTATATGATTGGTTAACACAAAGGCCATGA
- the pilM gene encoding pilus assembly protein PilM, translating into MSLFSRKESYIGLDIGTSSIKIVELKREGKDQIRLVTYASAKSAESLASDQNNSAVAHVATIAHEILRRAGVTSSEVVAALPSLSVFSAVLSLPDMSERDLEKAVVLAAKNYVPSPLKDVVLGWTVMKEGISSKPALPVDKSNNQMQSVVGAVGKFVDLKKNENSGQEKQIVPVVPEDSAELKVRRPLAKKNSEIFLTAAPKELVQRYSAVIDRLNLSLVALEVESFPLSRSLLGNAKEPALLVDIGDLATNFSIVDNGYLRINQSVDIGGAVLTKAVVSKFGVSLEVAEARKFSFGLTSEKDNESTAMALKPVVKDIIDRSINLKRIFERKSNKVVGRVVLIGGGANLKGLAQFWQETSGMFTEVGNPWKGVRVPLTLTNKLIANGPSFAVAVGLALRELELGD; encoded by the coding sequence ATGTCCCTATTTTCCAGAAAAGAATCTTATATCGGTTTAGATATTGGTACGTCTTCAATAAAGATTGTTGAATTGAAGCGAGAGGGGAAGGATCAAATAAGATTAGTTACCTATGCGTCCGCGAAGAGCGCGGAGTCTTTGGCGAGTGATCAAAACAATTCAGCCGTCGCGCATGTTGCGACAATCGCGCACGAGATATTACGGCGCGCGGGGGTGACTTCTTCGGAAGTGGTAGCCGCGCTTCCCAGTTTGTCTGTTTTTTCTGCTGTACTTTCTCTCCCTGATATGAGTGAACGTGATTTGGAAAAGGCGGTTGTTTTGGCGGCCAAAAATTATGTACCATCGCCATTAAAGGATGTTGTTTTGGGTTGGACGGTGATGAAGGAGGGTATTTCGTCAAAACCGGCATTGCCTGTGGATAAATCCAATAATCAGATGCAGTCGGTTGTAGGTGCCGTGGGAAAATTTGTTGATTTGAAAAAAAATGAAAATTCGGGCCAAGAGAAGCAAATTGTTCCGGTTGTTCCCGAAGATAGCGCCGAATTGAAAGTGCGTCGCCCTCTTGCGAAGAAAAACTCGGAAATATTTTTGACGGCTGCTCCCAAGGAATTGGTGCAACGCTATTCGGCGGTGATTGATCGATTGAATTTGAGCTTGGTTGCGTTGGAAGTCGAATCTTTTCCACTTTCACGTTCTCTTTTGGGGAACGCGAAGGAACCGGCGTTATTGGTGGATATTGGCGATTTGGCGACAAATTTTTCGATTGTGGATAACGGTTATTTGCGCATCAACCAGAGTGTCGATATTGGCGGAGCCGTATTAACCAAGGCTGTTGTCTCAAAATTTGGTGTTTCGTTGGAAGTGGCGGAAGCGCGCAAGTTTTCCTTTGGTTTAACTTCGGAAAAAGATAATGAAAGTACGGCAATGGCTTTAAAACCGGTAGTAAAAGATATTATTGATCGAAGTATTAATCTAAAACGTATTTTTGAAAGAAAAAGCAATAAGGTTGTTGGTCGCGTGGTATTGATTGGCGGGGGGGCGAACCTAAAAGGTCTTGCGCAATTTTGGCAAGAAACATCGGGGATGTTTACCGAGGTGGGAAATCCATGGAAAGGCGTGCGGGTTCCGCTCACTTTAACTAATAAGTTAATTGCAAACGGGCCTTCTTTCGCGGTGGCGGTTGGTTTGGCATTGCGCGAATTGGAACTTGGGGACTGA